The following proteins are encoded in a genomic region of Streptomyces gobiensis:
- a CDS encoding bifunctional DNA primase/polymerase: MERESRFSQWLRRRSRSAGGGAAEDAARVRENLLLASAAAGFPLAPAAHPEGYGCSCERIGCPTPGRHPLSFAWQTQASTDPEQIERWARNRPQANFITATGLAHDVLDVPAEAGRAALERLETAAIEVGPVALSGHDRMLFFTATRGTPADEDEWWPCELDCHPETMDEHPGLRWHCRGSYVLVPPAQLLGEVPLDVSWVRAPERPLPDPLTLLEALTDACAAYADEKPDHDPAPWPAR; encoded by the coding sequence ATGGAACGCGAAAGCAGGTTCTCCCAGTGGTTGCGCCGACGCTCCAGGAGCGCCGGCGGCGGTGCGGCGGAGGATGCCGCCCGCGTGCGCGAGAATCTGCTGCTGGCCTCGGCCGCCGCGGGCTTCCCGCTGGCCCCGGCGGCCCATCCGGAGGGGTACGGCTGCTCCTGTGAGCGGATCGGCTGTCCCACTCCCGGGCGCCATCCCCTCTCCTTCGCCTGGCAGACCCAGGCCAGCACCGACCCCGAGCAGATCGAGCGCTGGGCCCGTAACCGCCCGCAGGCGAACTTCATCACCGCCACCGGTCTCGCCCACGATGTGCTGGACGTCCCCGCCGAAGCGGGGCGTGCCGCACTGGAACGGCTGGAGACCGCAGCCATCGAGGTGGGCCCGGTCGCCCTCTCCGGTCATGACCGGATGCTCTTCTTCACCGCCACCCGCGGCACCCCGGCGGACGAGGACGAGTGGTGGCCCTGTGAACTGGACTGCCATCCGGAGACCATGGACGAGCACCCTGGCCTGCGCTGGCACTGCCGGGGCAGCTATGTCCTGGTGCCCCCGGCCCAGCTGCTGGGCGAGGTGCCCCTTGACGTCAGCTGGGTGCGGGCCCCGGAACGGCCACTGCCCGACCCACTGACCCTGCTGGAGGCGCTGACCGACGCGTGCGCCGCCTACGCCGACGAGAAACCAGACCACGACCCAGCCCCCTGGCCAGCCCGCTAG